The proteins below come from a single Hyphomicrobium denitrificans ATCC 51888 genomic window:
- a CDS encoding peroxiredoxin, with the protein MLQDGENAPDFSLPDDAGSVVRLSKLKGRPVVVYFYPKDDTSGCTQEAKDFSCLADQFAKAGADVVGISPDSSASHKKFKTKYDLPLRLLADENKDAANAYGVWVEKSMYGRKYMGVERSTFLIDSKGKIVRSWRKVKIPGHAEDVLAAVKALAK; encoded by the coding sequence ATGCTTCAAGACGGTGAGAACGCTCCCGACTTTTCGCTGCCTGACGACGCCGGTTCGGTCGTGCGTCTGTCGAAGCTCAAGGGGCGTCCGGTGGTCGTTTATTTCTATCCCAAGGACGACACCTCGGGCTGCACGCAGGAGGCCAAGGATTTCTCGTGCCTCGCGGATCAATTCGCCAAGGCGGGCGCTGACGTCGTCGGCATTTCTCCCGACAGCTCGGCGAGCCACAAGAAATTCAAAACCAAATACGACCTGCCGCTGCGGCTCCTCGCGGACGAAAACAAGGATGCCGCCAACGCTTACGGCGTGTGGGTCGAAAAAAGCATGTATGGCCGCAAATACATGGGCGTCGAACGCTCGACATTTTTGATCGATTCCAAAGGCAAGATCGTCCGAAGTTGGCGCAAGGTGAAAATCCCGGGCCATGCCGAGGATGTGCTGGCTGCGGTCAAGGCGTTAGCCAAATGA
- a CDS encoding bactofilin family protein, producing the protein MLPNFRRSETDTPKLQTVAATSEVPPAPSFQPRPFLTVPQAEPAKSVSVIGRDLTIAGNLICKGEVQVDGIVEGDIEGSHVVVGEGATVTGSISAEEVVVRGHVVGSVHSKRVMLQTTSEVEGDIFHQSLSIEQGAMFEGKSRRTNEDPRTLLKKSEPIGFSLPPRLPELTN; encoded by the coding sequence ATGTTGCCGAACTTTCGCCGCTCAGAGACGGACACGCCGAAGCTGCAAACGGTGGCGGCGACGTCTGAAGTTCCTCCCGCCCCCTCATTTCAGCCGCGCCCGTTTCTGACGGTGCCGCAGGCCGAACCCGCCAAATCCGTTTCGGTCATCGGCCGCGATCTGACGATCGCCGGCAACCTCATCTGCAAAGGTGAAGTGCAGGTCGATGGTATCGTCGAAGGCGATATCGAAGGCAGCCATGTCGTCGTCGGCGAAGGCGCGACCGTGACGGGCAGCATTTCGGCGGAGGAAGTGGTCGTTCGCGGACACGTCGTCGGCTCTGTTCACAGCAAGCGCGTGATGCTGCAAACGACGAGTGAGGTCGAAGGCGATATCTTCCATCAATCGCTGTCGATCGAACAAGGCGCAATGTTCGAGGGCAAGTCACGGCGGACCAATGAAGATCCGCGGACGCTTCTGAAAAAGTCCGAGCCGATCGGCTTCTCGCTGCCGCCCCGGCTTCCGGAACTGACCAACTAA
- a CDS encoding GNAT family N-acetyltransferase — protein sequence MSTRIAIVRYLDVSRTSELDAAIDTIFFEASNTKSFESEAARTAFRERWLGRYLRDDPQFAYLAITAAGDVAGYLVGAIEDPASSKVQDAAITAFRDATQRYPAHLHVNVAPAHRGSGIGGRLIDAFIADAQRAGASGVHVITSAASANVRFYNRNGFCEVARGGAADALVCLGRALG from the coding sequence ATGTCCACGCGCATTGCCATCGTCCGCTATCTTGATGTCTCGAGAACGTCTGAACTCGACGCTGCGATCGACACGATCTTTTTCGAAGCGAGCAATACGAAATCGTTCGAAAGCGAAGCCGCGCGGACGGCTTTCCGCGAGCGCTGGCTCGGGCGCTACCTTCGGGACGATCCGCAGTTCGCCTATCTGGCGATAACGGCGGCGGGCGATGTTGCGGGGTATCTCGTCGGCGCCATAGAAGACCCCGCATCCAGCAAAGTTCAGGACGCCGCTATCACGGCGTTCCGCGATGCGACGCAGCGCTATCCCGCGCATCTTCACGTGAACGTCGCGCCCGCCCATCGCGGCTCCGGCATTGGCGGACGGTTGATCGACGCGTTCATCGCTGATGCACAGCGTGCAGGCGCGTCCGGCGTCCACGTCATCACGAGCGCGGCTTCAGCGAATGTTCGCTTCTACAATCGTAATGGGTTTTGCGAAGTTGCGCGCGGCGGAGCTGCAGATGCGCTCGTCTGTCTGGGGCGCGCGTTGGGCTGA
- a CDS encoding MarC family protein, whose amino-acid sequence MLETALKSLTTFFATIGPVEAAVLFATLTPKMPRAERQAIAIRATLIASAILAFFTVLGGPILAQLGVSVAALQTAGGIILLMIAIDMIFARPGGAIKLTPPEGAEAQTREDVAVFPLATPLLAGPGAMSAGILLTANASDEPFGLAIVVASLACVMIATLALLLLAQELNRVMGITAQRVLIRVFGILLAALAVQALFNGIKDSGLIPGQGIP is encoded by the coding sequence ATGCTCGAGACCGCTCTGAAAAGTTTGACGACGTTCTTCGCCACGATCGGACCGGTCGAGGCTGCGGTCCTGTTCGCGACGCTGACACCGAAGATGCCACGTGCGGAACGTCAGGCGATCGCCATTCGCGCGACACTGATCGCGTCCGCGATCCTCGCGTTCTTCACCGTGCTCGGAGGTCCGATCCTCGCGCAGCTCGGCGTTTCCGTGGCAGCCTTGCAGACGGCGGGCGGCATCATCCTGCTGATGATCGCCATCGACATGATCTTCGCGCGGCCAGGCGGTGCGATCAAACTGACACCGCCCGAAGGCGCCGAAGCGCAGACGCGCGAGGATGTCGCCGTGTTTCCGCTCGCGACGCCGTTGCTCGCAGGGCCGGGTGCGATGAGCGCCGGAATTCTGCTGACTGCGAACGCGAGTGACGAACCGTTCGGCTTGGCGATCGTCGTTGCATCGCTCGCGTGCGTGATGATCGCGACGCTTGCGCTGTTGCTTCTCGCGCAAGAGCTGAACCGCGTGATGGGGATCACCGCGCAACGCGTTCTCATACGCGTGTTCGGAATTCTGCTTGCCGCCCTCGCCGTGCAGGCGCTGTTCAACGGCATCAAGGATTCCGGCCTCATTCCCGGACAGGGAATTCCGTAG
- a CDS encoding usg protein encodes MTNKDVSNVGGLKAQLAGFSLTTAEILYRLPDHPSLLQSYIWQEYDLAPRFPKLKSFLDFWTATLDGKLFKVTVAHSELIRPAEVRLIGAELRVH; translated from the coding sequence GTGACCAACAAGGACGTTTCCAATGTCGGCGGCCTCAAGGCTCAGCTTGCTGGGTTCAGCCTGACGACTGCCGAAATACTCTATCGTCTTCCGGATCATCCATCGCTCCTACAGAGCTATATCTGGCAAGAATACGATCTTGCCCCGCGCTTCCCGAAGCTCAAATCGTTTCTCGATTTCTGGACCGCGACGCTCGATGGTAAACTTTTCAAGGTGACCGTCGCACACTCCGAGCTCATCCGTCCCGCGGAAGTCCGGCTGATCGGCGCCGAATTGCGTGTTCACTGA
- a CDS encoding RNA polymerase sigma factor, whose product MGQSVLNSTQRSAEADLVRRASQRDEAAIRAIIQEHNRRLYRVARSIVRDDSEAEDVLQEAYFRAFSAISDFRGESSLTTWLTRIVLNEALQRARRRVDQPASHFDLPPERIADIIPFPLSGQTIVDPERATSQHEICRLLERAIDELPEEFRTVLIARAIEGLSIDETAELYGIKPETVKTRLHRARNLLKSSLEEHIGSFFSDVFPFDGKRCERLTNAVVSRLSQR is encoded by the coding sequence ATGGGTCAGTCGGTGCTGAACAGCACACAGCGATCGGCGGAAGCCGATCTCGTTCGGCGCGCGTCGCAGCGAGATGAGGCGGCGATCCGCGCGATTATCCAGGAGCATAACCGACGTCTTTATCGCGTCGCACGCAGCATCGTCCGCGATGACAGCGAAGCCGAAGACGTGCTGCAGGAGGCCTACTTCCGTGCCTTTTCGGCGATTTCCGATTTTCGCGGAGAATCGAGCCTGACAACGTGGCTGACGCGCATCGTTCTGAACGAAGCCTTGCAACGTGCGCGACGGCGCGTTGATCAGCCTGCGTCGCACTTCGATCTGCCGCCGGAACGGATCGCTGACATCATTCCCTTTCCTCTCTCTGGACAAACGATCGTGGACCCTGAGCGCGCCACTTCGCAGCATGAAATCTGCCGTCTTCTGGAGAGGGCGATCGATGAACTCCCGGAAGAATTCCGAACCGTTCTCATTGCGCGTGCCATCGAAGGGCTGAGCATCGACGAGACGGCGGAGCTTTACGGCATCAAGCCCGAGACGGTGAAAACGCGCCTGCACAGGGCACGCAATCTTCTCAAGTCGTCGCTCGAAGAACATATCGGCTCGTTCTTCAGCGATGTCTTTCCGTTCGACGGTAAACGATGCGAGCGTTTGACGAATGCCGTCGTGTCGCGCTTGAGCCAACGCTGA
- a CDS encoding DUF4142 domain-containing protein, which translates to MRHFPTSFAVAVTLSALALPAFAADQPSDPQIAHIAYTAGDIDVKAGQLALEKSQNKAVRAFASDMVRDHKAVNDKALALVKKLNVTPEDNGTSKALSDQAAQKHDELSKLSGAAFDKAYVENEVAFHKTVDGALETTLIPSSSNSELKGLLQTGLKIFQGHLAHAEHLASTLK; encoded by the coding sequence ATGCGTCATTTCCCGACGAGTTTCGCCGTAGCAGTCACGCTCTCGGCGCTGGCGTTACCGGCATTCGCTGCCGATCAGCCGAGTGATCCGCAGATCGCGCACATCGCCTATACGGCGGGCGACATCGATGTGAAGGCCGGTCAGCTCGCGCTTGAAAAATCGCAGAACAAAGCCGTTCGCGCCTTCGCGAGCGACATGGTTCGCGATCACAAGGCGGTCAATGACAAGGCGCTGGCTTTGGTCAAGAAGCTCAACGTCACGCCGGAAGACAACGGTACGAGCAAAGCTCTTTCCGATCAGGCCGCGCAAAAGCACGACGAGTTGAGCAAGCTGTCCGGCGCCGCGTTCGACAAAGCCTACGTCGAGAATGAAGTTGCCTTTCACAAGACCGTCGACGGCGCGCTCGAAACGACGCTGATCCCGTCATCGTCAAACAGCGAGTTGAAGGGACTTCTGCAAACGGGCCTCAAGATTTTCCAGGGCCATCTCGCGCATGCCGAGCATCTTGCCAGCACTCTCAAGTAG
- a CDS encoding cupredoxin domain-containing protein: MRTAFQCAALLLALQIVSARVGNAGEVVQVKITGLAFSPAEITIREGDTIEWVNGDFIDHTATADDGSWDVVVGESRSARLRFDHAGTTKYFCRFHPDMTGTVHVVAGR, translated from the coding sequence ATGCGAACCGCATTTCAGTGCGCCGCCCTGCTCCTGGCGCTGCAGATCGTGAGCGCTCGCGTCGGGAACGCGGGCGAGGTCGTCCAAGTCAAAATCACCGGCCTCGCCTTCTCGCCTGCCGAGATCACGATCAGGGAGGGCGATACGATCGAGTGGGTGAACGGCGACTTCATCGACCACACCGCAACCGCCGACGACGGCTCGTGGGATGTCGTGGTTGGCGAAAGCCGATCGGCGCGGTTGCGCTTCGATCATGCCGGGACAACGAAATATTTCTGCCGTTTCCATCCGGACATGACAGGGACGGTGCACGTCGTCGCTGGCCGGTAA